Proteins encoded together in one Deinococcus aerophilus window:
- a CDS encoding DAK2 domain-containing protein, whose amino-acid sequence MLRYATDWLGVYREEVNALNVYPVPDGDTGTNMHLTMQSVRRELDTCDENSMPSVARAISYGALLGARGNSGVILSQLLKGFAETIKDSAEVDAALLARAFQAAQKSGYGAVMKPVEGTILTVARGVAEGARGQSVDMVLENALFKGQELLDQTPEMLPALKQAGVIDSGGQGYLYIVQGMLAELRGDALPEAPEITHYAQQQFENEEFGFCTEFLMSGATKPIEEIRELVSPYGDSLLVVGAEGYVKGHIHTNEPDELLATVGRHGKMLKTKVEDMSEQHTEILGMVGAMARAEEELAPSGLVAVANGYGLVKLFRSLGARIVSGGQTANPSVQDIVDAVRSVSAERVIVLPNNKNVLMAAEKAMELMEGRAVVIPTRTLGQGIGAALAFQPDVAAEELKEAMTQAAQAITTFEVTRASRTTNITTKNGDTLDIAEGDVIGLQDDELVQAGGSPEDSVLKMLGAAYAGQEIITVFGGPQKTQEDLEALAGRIGQEFSMAEVEVHAGGPDLYDYLVTLE is encoded by the coding sequence ATGCTGCGCTACGCCACCGACTGGCTGGGCGTGTACCGCGAGGAGGTCAATGCCCTGAACGTCTACCCGGTGCCCGACGGCGACACCGGCACGAACATGCACCTGACCATGCAGTCGGTGCGGCGCGAACTCGACACCTGTGATGAGAACAGCATGCCCAGCGTGGCCCGCGCCATCAGCTACGGCGCGCTGCTCGGCGCGCGCGGCAACAGCGGCGTGATCCTCTCGCAACTGCTCAAGGGCTTTGCCGAGACGATCAAGGACAGCGCCGAGGTGGACGCCGCGCTGCTGGCCCGCGCATTCCAGGCCGCCCAGAAAAGCGGGTACGGCGCGGTCATGAAGCCGGTGGAGGGCACCATTCTGACCGTGGCGCGCGGCGTGGCCGAGGGAGCGCGCGGCCAGAGCGTGGATATGGTGCTGGAAAATGCGCTGTTCAAGGGCCAGGAACTGCTCGACCAGACGCCCGAGATGCTGCCCGCACTGAAGCAGGCCGGCGTGATCGACAGCGGCGGCCAGGGCTACCTGTACATCGTGCAGGGCATGCTCGCCGAGCTGCGCGGCGACGCGCTGCCCGAGGCACCCGAGATCACGCACTACGCGCAGCAGCAGTTCGAGAACGAGGAGTTCGGCTTCTGCACCGAGTTCCTGATGTCCGGGGCGACCAAGCCCATCGAGGAGATCCGCGAACTGGTCAGCCCCTACGGCGACAGCCTGCTGGTGGTGGGCGCAGAAGGGTACGTCAAGGGCCACATCCACACCAACGAGCCCGATGAACTGCTCGCGACGGTGGGCCGCCACGGCAAGATGCTCAAGACCAAGGTCGAGGACATGTCCGAGCAGCACACCGAGATCCTGGGCATGGTCGGGGCCATGGCGCGGGCCGAGGAGGAGCTGGCCCCCTCGGGACTGGTCGCCGTGGCCAACGGCTACGGTCTGGTCAAGCTGTTCCGCAGCCTGGGAGCGCGCATCGTCTCTGGCGGGCAGACCGCCAACCCCAGCGTGCAGGACATCGTGGACGCCGTTCGCTCGGTCAGCGCCGAGCGCGTGATCGTGCTGCCCAACAACAAGAACGTGCTGATGGCCGCCGAGAAGGCGATGGAGCTGATGGAAGGCCGCGCGGTCGTGATTCCCACGCGCACGCTCGGGCAGGGCATCGGCGCGGCGCTGGCTTTTCAGCCTGATGTCGCTGCCGAGGAACTGAAAGAGGCCATGACTCAGGCGGCGCAGGCCATCACCACCTTCGAGGTCACGCGCGCCAGCCGCACCACCAACATCACCACCAAGAATGGCGACACGCTGGACATCGCCGAGGGCGACGTGATCGGCCTGCAGGACGACGAACTTGTGCAGGCGGGCGGCAGCCCCGAGGACAGCGTGTTGAAGATGCTGGGGGCCGCCTACGCCGGGCAGGAGATCATCACGGTGTTCGGCGGACCACAGAAAACCCAGGAGGACCTGGAAGCCCTAGCCGGGCGCATCGGCCAGGAATTCAGCATGGCCGAGGTCGAGGTGCACGCGGGCGGACCGGACCTGTACGACTATCTGGTCACCCTGGAATAG